The Mustela nigripes isolate SB6536 chromosome 4, MUSNIG.SB6536, whole genome shotgun sequence genome includes a window with the following:
- the STEAP4 gene encoding metalloreductase STEAP4 isoform X2, whose amino-acid sequence MEKTSTGAFPSTMNSSEKQETVCIFGTGDFGRSLALRMLQCDYSIVFGSRNPQKSSLLPNGAAVLSYLEAAQKSDIIILAVHREHYDFLKELTEVLKGKILVDISNNLKIDQYPESNAEYLAQLLPGAHVVKAFNTISAWALQSGALDANRQVFVCGNDSKAKQRVMDVVRTLGLTPLDQGSLLAAKEIENYPLQLFPMWKLPFYLSAILCVFFFCYCVIRDVLYPYANGNQDSTFRLAISIPNRIFPIAALTLLALVYLPGVIAAILQLYRGTKYRRFPDWLDQWMLCRKQLGLVALGFAFLHVLYTLVIPIRYYVRWTLKNRTITQALAKTDDPFSTTTAWLNDSYIALGILGFFLFVLLGITSLPSVSNMVNWREFRFVQPTPWCTAGRNSSVLQVLDGIFLLPT is encoded by the exons ATGGAAAAGACTTCTACAGGTGCATTTCCTTCTACTATGAATTCTTCAGAAAAGCAAGAGACTGTATGTATTTTTGGAACTGGAGATTTTGGAAGATCACTGGCACTCAGAATGCTCCAGTGTgattattctattgtttttggaAGTAGAAACCCACAGAAGTCCAGTTTGCTGCCCAACGGTGCAGCGGTCCTGAGCTACTTAGAAGCAGCCCAGAAATCAGACATCATAATCTTAGCAGTCCACAGAGAGCATTATGATTTTCTCAAAGAACTAACTGAGGtgctcaaaggaaaaatattggTCGACATCAGCAACAACCTCAAAATTGATCAGTATCCGGAATCCAATGCAGAGTACCTCGCTCAGTTGCTGCCAGGAGCCCACGTAGTAAAAGCATTTAATACCATCTCAGCCTGGGCTCTCCAGTCTGGAGCACTGGATGCAAATCGGCAG GTGTTTGTCTGTGGAAACGACAGCAAAGCCAAGCAAAGAGTGATGGATGTTGTTCGTACTCTTGGACTTACTCCACTGGATCAAGGATCTCTCCTGGCagccaaagaaattgaaaactacCCCCTGCAACTATTTCCAATGTGGAAGCTCCCCTTCTATTTGTCTGCTATTCTGTGTGTCTTCTTCTTTTGCTACTGCGTTATAAGAGACGTACTCTACCCTTACGCTAATGGCAATCAAGACAGCACATTTCGCTTGGCTATTTCCATTCCAAATCGGATCTTTCCGATAGCAGCACTTACATTGCTTGCCTTGGTTTACCTCCCTGGTGTTATTGCTGCCATTCTGCAACTGTACCGAGGGACAAAATACCGCCGATTCCCAGACTGGCTTGACCAGTGGATGCTCTGCAGAAAGCAGCTTGGCTTGGTGGCACTGGGATTTGCCTTCCTTCATGTCCTCTACACACTTGTGATTCCTATTCGTTATTATGTAcgatggaccctgaaaaacagaACCATTACCCAG gcACTAGCCAAGACAGACGATCCATTTAGCACCACTACTGCCTGGCTTAATGATTCGTACATAGCTTTGGGAATCCTTGGATTTTTCCTGTTTGTCCTCTTGGGAATCACTTCCTTGCCATCAGTTAGCAACATGGTCAACTGGAGAGAATTCCGATTTGTCCAG